TCTCTCTGACTGACTCCCACTAAGACAGAAGAGAGGCCAAATGTGGGATACTTGGCAGGTTTTGTCCGAGGGCCTGCTGGGGAACTTTTTATCGGAATCGGGATGAGGTTCCTTGTTTGTGGGGGGCTGATTCCTTAAACTAATCCACAAACTGCGCTCGGAGAAGTCGGTGTAGCAATATTTTCGGACAGGAGTTCGATTCTCCTCATCTCCACCAAAAGAATAGTACAGAGCCGTCCCGGCAGGGGCGGCTCTTTGACTATGGAAAAATTTGCGGACGTCAAAGCGGCCCCCGGATCTACACTCCGGGGGCCGTTTTGAGATGTGTATATGTATATATGGGGCAAGCAAATGTTAGAGAAGCACCTTAGATCTTGAGCTTGGCCTGGGCGGAAACGTGGCGGTTGAAGCCTACATCTTCCTTGCTGAGGCCCAAGGCGAAGCCTACCAGCTGCTGCATGTGCAGGATGGGGACTTCAGCCTGGCTGTGGACGGCCTCGCGGCCTTCCGGCTCGTACATATCAAGCTGCATCTGACAGAGGGGGCAGGGGGTGACGATGGCATCGGCCTCTGCCTTGTTGGCGCTGTCCACAATCTGGCCAGTCACCGTGAGCACGTCGTGCTCTGCTGCCAGCTGGGCGTGGAAGCCGCAGCACTTGCGCTTGGCATCGAATTCCACGCTCTTGGCACCCAGGGCCTCGATGAGGCGCTCCAGGGACTGGGGATGCTTGCCGTCCTCGTGATTCATGATTTCCTGGGGACGGAGGATGTGGCAGCCGTAATAGCCTGCCACCCGCAGGTCGCTCAAGGGCTTGGTGATCTTGCCCTTCAGGAGGTCAAGGTTCTTGTCCAGCACCCAGAGGAAGTGGGTGATTTCGGAAGTGCCCTTGTACTCGTAGGGATGGCCGCCTTCTTTGAGGATGCCATTGACCTTTTCTTTGAGCTTGGGGTCGCTGTCCAGGCGGTGCTTGGCTGTGCGCAGTTGCAGGGTGCAGGTGTTGCAGACCGTCATGATGGGCAGGCCCATATGCTCGGCGATGGAGATGTTGCGGGCATTGACTGCCAGGGCTGCCAGATCATTGACGCCCTGAGCGTGGGACGCGCCGCAACAGGTCCAGTTCTCGATTTCCACCAATTCGATGCCCAGCTTCTCGCAGACTTTGCTCATGGAAGTATAGGCCTCGGCAGCCGCTCCTTTCAGGACACAGCCGGGGAAAAATGCGTACTTCATATTATTCTGCCTCCTTTTCCGCGGCCTTTACAACGGCTTGGATGGTCTTGATATCGGGGTTCACGGGATGGGATTCCAGCGGATTCATCTTGCCCGTGTTCATGAGGCGCAGGGCCATGGGCAGGCGCAGGCCGGCCATGAGGAAGCCCTCGGACTTGATGTTGAGCTTGGACTCGTCCAGCATGCCGGAATCGGAGATGTCATCGTAGATGGCCTTGGCGTGCTTGCCGCCAACTCCCTGGCTGAGGCCCATCTTGAAGGTAGCTTCCTTGAGCTTCTCGATGGCACCGGCGGGGTCCAGGCCCTTGGGGCACTTGGCGGTGCATTCCTGGCAGTTGAAGCAGCGCCAGAGACCGGAATCCTGCACAGCCTGGAGATGCTGCTTGGGGTCGCGGTTGCGGCTGTCTGCTACCAGGCGTTCTGCCTTCACGAATACGAAGGGATCCAGGAAGTCATCCTGGTTCAGGGTGTTCTTGTTGCATTCGGAAACGCAGGAGCCGCAGAGGATGCAGCCTGCGTATTTCTTGAATTTGTTGAATTCCTCAGGGCTCTGCTTGCAGCCGGTCTCTGCCGTGAATTCGGGCTTCGGCTCCAGAGCGGGCTTGATCTTCTTGAGTCGGGCATACTTGGGATCCCAGTCCACAATCAGGTCGCGGATGACACGGAAATTGCCCAGAGGCTCGATGGTGAGGGTATCGGTGTCATAGCGCTTCAGCAGGTTCTCCACGAGAATCTCGCAGGCCAGCTCGGCATTGCCATTGACCTTCACGGCGCAGGCGCCGCAGATGCTGGAGCGGCAGGAGCAGGTGAAGGAGAGGGTGGGGTCCTGGGTCTCTTTCACCACGGTCAGGGCTTCCAGGACAGTCATGCCCACAGTCACAGGCAGCTTGTACTTCTGCACCCACTGCTTGCCCTCTACGGAGCGGTGTATATTCAGCGTTACGTCCATTTTAGTACTTCCTTTCCTTCGGCTGATACTTCGTGATGACAACGTCCTTGTACTCGGTGTGGTAGCCGCCATCCTTCTTGAAAATCAGTGTGTGCTTGAGGAAATTCACATCATCGCGCTTCGGATAATCCCGGCGGGAATGGCCGCCACGGCTCTCCTTGCGGGCAATGGCTCCCTGCACGATGCTGTGGGACACCTGCAGGAGGTTCCCCAGCTCGATGTACTGCTCGAAGGCGGTATTGTACACATGGGAGGTATCTCCCACGTAGCAGTGCTCGTATTCTTTCTCTAGGGCAGTGAGTTCCTGGGCTGCTTCCAGCAGCTGGTTCTCCTCACGGAAGACGCCCACCTTGTACCACATGGTGTTGACCATGGCATCACGGATCTCGGGCACAGTCTTGCCTGCGGAGCGGTCACGGGTGGTGACTTCCGTGAACTTGTCCTGCCACTTGGCGCAGTCCTGGGCCATCTTCTCCTGATTGCCCTCGTATTTGTGCTCCTTGGCATAGGCTGCGGCACCGTCGCCTGCGGTGTGGCCGAAGACCAGCACCTCGGAGAGGGAGTTGGCACCCAGGCGGTTGGCGCCATGGATGGAAACGCAGCTGCACTCACCTGCTACGAAGACGCCGGGCACACGGGAGGCGCCGGTGTGGAAGTCGGCCATTTCCAGGCCGCCCATGGAGTAGTGGCAGGTGGGAGCGATGGGCACCATTTCCTTCTTGATGTCCACGCCGGCAAAGCGCTTGGAGAGATCCCAGACCTGGCCCAGGCGCTCGTCGATGCGCTCGGGAGGAATGTGGCGGAAGTCCATGTAGACGCCTGCATGGATGCCTTCGCCGATGCCGCGGCCTTCCAGCATTTCCGTGGCAATGGCACGGGCCACGATATCGCGGGTGGCCAGCTCTTTCTTCTCAGGAGCATACTTGCCCATGAAGCGCTCGCCGTCCTTGTTGATGAGGAGAGCACCCTCAGCGCGGCTGGACTCGGAGAGCAGCACGCCGTTGGCGGAAAGGCCAGTGGGGTGGAACTGCACCATTTCGGGATCCTTGAAGGGGATGCCGATGTTCATGCCGGCCACGATGCCGTCGCCGGTGGAGCTGTAGGGATTGGAGGTGCGGATCCAGTAGACCCGCCCATAGCCGCCGGTAGCTATGATGACGGTCTTGGCAGCCACGCCCAGGAGGTTGCCGCTGCGCATATCCATGGCGATGACGCCGTTGAGTTTGTCGCCGTCCATGCTGATTTCCAGCATCTGGCACTCGGAGATGAAGTCGATGTTGTTCTTCAGGCACTGCTCGAAGAGGGCGTGTACCATGGCGTGGCCTGCGCGGTCCTCGAAGTAAGCAGCCCTGGGGTGGGAGGAACCGCCCATCTTGCGCTGATGGAAAGCGCCGTCCTTCTGACGGTTGTAGGGATAACCCATGAAATCCATCTCATAGATGTTCTCGCCGGCCCGCTGGGCGAAGTATTCCACTGCATCCTGGTCGCAGAGGTAGTCGCCGCCCTTGATGGTGTCGAACATGTGGGAGTCCACGCTGTCCTCCGGGTCAGTGACGCCGGTGACGCCGTTCATGCCGCCCTGGGCCATGGTGGAAGCGGAGCGGGTGGGCACCAGCTTGGTCATGACGGCCACTTTCAGGTCCTTGTTCTCGGCTGCTGCCAGGGCTGCGCGCATGCCAGCGCCGCCGCTGCCGATAATCAGCACATCGTAGGTGACTTCACCTTTTTGCACAGATTTGGGAATGTTCTGCCCATTCCAGGTGAAGTATGACCCTGCAGCCAAAGCTACGCCTGCAGCTGCCGCACCTTTTATGAATGTGCGGCGTGAGATGGTAGTTGACATAGTACAAGCCCTCCTGTTGCGAAAAAATCATGCAACTCAAAATAACAATACAAAATAAATCGGCTTTATTGTAGCATTTACTATTGTCTATGGTAAAATACATCTTTCTTATATGAGGTATTTGATTTTTCAATAGGTTTGGGAAGGGGCTATTGGAAATTAAAAAGCCTTCCTCTGAGAGGAAGGCGGTCTTACCGTATGAACTGCAGGAATACCTGGGCAGCTTTGGACAGCTGCTGGTTTGCTCCGTAGGCTGCTACCAGTTGCCTGGCCTCTATATTTTCCTTCAGTGCGAAGAAGAAAGGAGGCTCCTTGCGGGCACCAAGCCTGATGAGCATATCCGTGATGAGGGTGGCTCCCATGCCACGGGAGCAAAGCTCTGCGGCGCTCAGGACGCTGTCTCCCTCGAAGACCTCACGGGGCTTCACGCCGGTGGTCTTGCAGAGATTGTCATAAATGGTCCTCATGCACCGGCTGGGTTTCAGGATGATGAAAGGCTCGTCCTGGAAAGCCTTGAAGGAAATGACCGGATAGGGCAGGGGCTGTACCCCGTTGTACTGGCTTACCATGGGGTGGTGCTGCGGCACTGCTACGAACACGCGCTCCTCCATGAGGGGAATGGTGCGGAAAGTATCCGGCAGAGGAGTGTAGAGCAGGGAAAAGTCCACGTGCCCCTGGAGGATATGCTCCTGGAGCCTGGAAGTTGAGCCTTCGACTACGGATAGTTGGATATTGGGATAGCGCTGGTGGAAGGCTACCATGGCATCTGCCAGAACACATACAGAGCGGGTGCGGGAACTGCCTATGCGCACCTGCCCGGAGCGGAGCTCCGAGAGGTCGTCCACCCGGCTCAGGAGATTCTTGCGCAGGTCTTTCATTTGGTGGGCGGCTTCTATATAGATGCGTCCCGCCTCTGTCAGCTGCAAAGGGCTCTTGCTGCGGTCAAAGATCTGCATGCCCAGCTCTCCCTCGATTTTCTTGATGCATTGGGAAAGGGAGGGCTGGGAGATGAAGAGGTGTTTGGCGGCCAGGGAGAAAGTCCCGTCCTTGGCCACTTGCAATACGCTGCGCCATTCGTGTTCATCTATCATAATATCCCTTCCTGTTTTCTTGATTTAAAATCGGCTGGCAGACAAGGCCGCCAGCCGATGGGGGAGCGATTCGGTTTCAGACCTTGAACTTGGTGACGGCCTGGCGGAGTTTCTCAGACATATTGGCCAGCTCCCGGCAGGAGTGAGCCATATCCTGCATGGAGGCTGACTGTTCTTCCGTAGCGGCGGAGACGTTCTCGGATTCTGCCACCACGTTCTTGCTCATATTGTCAATCTCCTGGATGGACTGCTGGCAGCCCGTGGCATCTTCCGTAGCGGAGCGGGAAGCCTGGGCAATGCGGTCAGACTGTTTGGAGATGCTCTCGATGAGCTGGGCAATATCCTGGAATTCGGAGCCGGTCTGGCTGACGCTTTCCTTGGTGGTGACCAGCTGCTGGGTGCCGTCGTTCATGCTGGACACAGCGTGCTTGGTGTCTTCCTGGATCTGCCCGATGAGCTGGGCAATCTGGGAAGCTGCTTCTTCGGACTGGGCAGCCAGTTTCCTGATTTCCTCAGCTACTACGGCGAAACCTCGGCCCTGCTCGCCAGCCCTGGCTGCCTCGATGGCGGCGTTGAGAGCCAGGAGGTTCGTCTGCTCGGCGATGCTGGAGATGGTATCCGTAATCTGGCCGATGGTGTCGGAGCGAGCCCCCAGCTCCCGGATGCGGGCGGCGGAACTCTCCACGGCCTGGCTAAGATGTTCCATGTCGCTGACGGTGCGGGAGACCACCTGCTGGCCGTTCTGGGCGGCCTGGGCAGCCCGGCGGGTATTGGCAGCGGTGTCTTCGGCGCTGCTGGAGACACGGTTCATGGTCTCTGCCAGCCGGTCGATGGATTGGGTGGCGTCATTGACGGCGTTCAGCTGGTTGTTGGCGGCTCCGGCCACATCGGTGATGGACACGGCTACGCTGTGGCTGGCCTGGGAGGACTGCTCGGTGCGCTCTGTCAGGTCAGCAGCATCGGAGGCTACCTGCTCGGCAGAACTGGTGATGGTGTTGAGAAGACCGCGCATGCTGCCAGCAAGATTGCCTATGGAATGCATCATGCCGCCGATTTCGTCATTGCGGCTCACCCAGTCTTCACGGATGGGTTCCTTGCGGTAGTCGCCTTCGGCAAACTGCCCCAGACGGCGGGTGACGAAGACAATGGGGTCAGCAAAGGCCTGGGCCAGGCGCATGCTGATGATGACTACCAGCACTTCGATGACAGCCAGCAGGATGATGGAAATGATGATCTGGCTGTTCAGCTTGCTCTGCATCTCGTCAGCGTATTCATTGGCTCTGGCATCGATGTAGTCGATGTAGGAGCCGGTATCGATGACCCAGTCATAGGGTTTGAAATAGCCTACATAGGTGCGCTTGGGAGAGTCAGTGCTCTCGCCGGGCTTGGGGAAGGAGTAGTTTACGAAGCCGCCGCCTGCGTCAGCTGCCTTGAACATGTCCTGCATGTACATGACGCCCTGGCTGTCCTTGTTCTGGGAGCGGTCCTTGCCCTCTACCTTGGCTCCCTGGATGGGGTGCACCACGCAGATGCCTGTGCGGCGCTCATCTACTGAGAAGTAGCCCTTGCCCTCATCGAAGCGGGTGTTGCGGATAGCTTCCATGGCCAGCTTCTTGGCCTCGGCCTCCTGTATGCGGCCGGCCTGCTGTTCCTTGTAGATGCCTTCGATGGCGGAGATGATGCCTTCAGTCTGCATCTTCAGTTCCCGGTCATACTGCTGGGCAAGCTCGACCCTGTAGGTTTCCACCTGCTCATTGTTGCTGCGTATCTGGGACACAATGAAGAAGGCGCCGACGGTCAGGGTCGATGCTGCACTCAGCAGCACGAACAGCACAGTCAGCCTGTCCCGGACGGATTTGAAGTTAAACATAGCCATCCTCCTAGTATTGAAAATGAAAAACGATTC
This genomic interval from Selenomonas sp. AB3002 contains the following:
- a CDS encoding succinate dehydrogenase/fumarate reductase iron-sulfur subunit — translated: MDVTLNIHRSVEGKQWVQKYKLPVTVGMTVLEALTVVKETQDPTLSFTCSCRSSICGACAVKVNGNAELACEILVENLLKRYDTDTLTIEPLGNFRVIRDLIVDWDPKYARLKKIKPALEPKPEFTAETGCKQSPEEFNKFKKYAGCILCGSCVSECNKNTLNQDDFLDPFVFVKAERLVADSRNRDPKQHLQAVQDSGLWRCFNCQECTAKCPKGLDPAGAIEKLKEATFKMGLSQGVGGKHAKAIYDDISDSGMLDESKLNIKSEGFLMAGLRLPMALRLMNTGKMNPLESHPVNPDIKTIQAVVKAAEKEAE
- a CDS encoding LysR family transcriptional regulator translates to MIDEHEWRSVLQVAKDGTFSLAAKHLFISQPSLSQCIKKIEGELGMQIFDRSKSPLQLTEAGRIYIEAAHQMKDLRKNLLSRVDDLSELRSGQVRIGSSRTRSVCVLADAMVAFHQRYPNIQLSVVEGSTSRLQEHILQGHVDFSLLYTPLPDTFRTIPLMEERVFVAVPQHHPMVSQYNGVQPLPYPVISFKAFQDEPFIILKPSRCMRTIYDNLCKTTGVKPREVFEGDSVLSAAELCSRGMGATLITDMLIRLGARKEPPFFFALKENIEARQLVAAYGANQQLSKAAQVFLQFIR
- a CDS encoding CoB--CoM heterodisulfide reductase iron-sulfur subunit B family protein, whose translation is MKYAFFPGCVLKGAAAEAYTSMSKVCEKLGIELVEIENWTCCGASHAQGVNDLAALAVNARNISIAEHMGLPIMTVCNTCTLQLRTAKHRLDSDPKLKEKVNGILKEGGHPYEYKGTSEITHFLWVLDKNLDLLKGKITKPLSDLRVAGYYGCHILRPQEIMNHEDGKHPQSLERLIEALGAKSVEFDAKRKCCGFHAQLAAEHDVLTVTGQIVDSANKAEADAIVTPCPLCQMQLDMYEPEGREAVHSQAEVPILHMQQLVGFALGLSKEDVGFNRHVSAQAKLKI
- a CDS encoding methyl-accepting chemotaxis protein produces the protein MFNFKSVRDRLTVLFVLLSAASTLTVGAFFIVSQIRSNNEQVETYRVELAQQYDRELKMQTEGIISAIEGIYKEQQAGRIQEAEAKKLAMEAIRNTRFDEGKGYFSVDERRTGICVVHPIQGAKVEGKDRSQNKDSQGVMYMQDMFKAADAGGGFVNYSFPKPGESTDSPKRTYVGYFKPYDWVIDTGSYIDYIDARANEYADEMQSKLNSQIIISIILLAVIEVLVVIISMRLAQAFADPIVFVTRRLGQFAEGDYRKEPIREDWVSRNDEIGGMMHSIGNLAGSMRGLLNTITSSAEQVASDAADLTERTEQSSQASHSVAVSITDVAGAANNQLNAVNDATQSIDRLAETMNRVSSSAEDTAANTRRAAQAAQNGQQVVSRTVSDMEHLSQAVESSAARIRELGARSDTIGQITDTISSIAEQTNLLALNAAIEAARAGEQGRGFAVVAEEIRKLAAQSEEAASQIAQLIGQIQEDTKHAVSSMNDGTQQLVTTKESVSQTGSEFQDIAQLIESISKQSDRIAQASRSATEDATGCQQSIQEIDNMSKNVVAESENVSAATEEQSASMQDMAHSCRELANMSEKLRQAVTKFKV
- a CDS encoding FAD-dependent oxidoreductase, which produces MSTTISRRTFIKGAAAAGVALAAGSYFTWNGQNIPKSVQKGEVTYDVLIIGSGGAGMRAALAAAENKDLKVAVMTKLVPTRSASTMAQGGMNGVTGVTDPEDSVDSHMFDTIKGGDYLCDQDAVEYFAQRAGENIYEMDFMGYPYNRQKDGAFHQRKMGGSSHPRAAYFEDRAGHAMVHALFEQCLKNNIDFISECQMLEISMDGDKLNGVIAMDMRSGNLLGVAAKTVIIATGGYGRVYWIRTSNPYSSTGDGIVAGMNIGIPFKDPEMVQFHPTGLSANGVLLSESSRAEGALLINKDGERFMGKYAPEKKELATRDIVARAIATEMLEGRGIGEGIHAGVYMDFRHIPPERIDERLGQVWDLSKRFAGVDIKKEMVPIAPTCHYSMGGLEMADFHTGASRVPGVFVAGECSCVSIHGANRLGANSLSEVLVFGHTAGDGAAAYAKEHKYEGNQEKMAQDCAKWQDKFTEVTTRDRSAGKTVPEIRDAMVNTMWYKVGVFREENQLLEAAQELTALEKEYEHCYVGDTSHVYNTAFEQYIELGNLLQVSHSIVQGAIARKESRGGHSRRDYPKRDDVNFLKHTLIFKKDGGYHTEYKDVVITKYQPKERKY